The following are encoded together in the Acidovorax sp. KKS102 genome:
- the panC gene encoding pantoate--beta-alanine ligase, translating into MLIARSIADLRQALAPYRRPAFVPTMGNLHEGHIALVRQAQPLGDVTVASIFVNRLQFLPHEDFDSYPRTWEADCAKLQAAGCDVLFAPREADLYPEPQTFKVHPDPQLADMLEGHFRPGFFVGVSTVVMKLFACVLGATGGVAVFGKKDYQQLMVIRHMVRQFALPIEIVAGETCRAADGLALSSRNGYLSLEERQEAVALSQALKRLAQQWLDASDRSALEAQAQDALRARGWAPDYLTVRRRADLLPATAEDAAGTLVALGAARLGSTRLIDNLEF; encoded by the coding sequence ATGCTGATTGCCCGCTCCATTGCCGACCTGCGCCAGGCCCTGGCCCCCTACCGCCGCCCGGCTTTTGTGCCCACCATGGGCAACTTGCATGAGGGGCATATCGCCCTGGTGCGCCAGGCCCAACCCCTGGGCGATGTGACCGTAGCCAGCATCTTTGTGAACCGCCTGCAGTTTCTGCCGCACGAGGACTTTGACAGCTACCCGCGCACCTGGGAGGCCGACTGCGCAAAACTGCAGGCCGCCGGTTGCGATGTGCTGTTTGCCCCGCGCGAGGCGGACCTGTACCCCGAGCCCCAGACCTTCAAGGTGCACCCCGACCCGCAGCTCGCCGACATGCTCGAAGGCCACTTCCGCCCCGGCTTTTTTGTGGGCGTGAGCACGGTGGTGATGAAGCTGTTTGCCTGCGTGCTGGGCGCCACCGGTGGCGTGGCCGTGTTTGGCAAGAAGGACTACCAGCAGCTCATGGTGATCCGCCACATGGTGCGGCAGTTTGCGCTGCCCATCGAGATCGTGGCGGGCGAAACCTGCCGCGCGGCCGATGGGCTGGCCCTGAGTTCGCGCAATGGCTACCTCAGCCTGGAAGAACGCCAGGAGGCCGTGGCCCTGTCGCAGGCCCTGAAGCGGCTGGCGCAGCAGTGGCTGGATGCCAGCGACCGCAGCGCGCTGGAGGCCCAGGCGCAGGACGCGCTGCGCGCGCGGGGCTGGGCGCCCGACTACCTCACGGTGCGCCGCCGCGCCGACTTGCTGCCCGCCACGGCCGAGGATGCGGCAGGCACGCTGGTGGCGCTGGGTGCTGCGCGGCTGGGCAGCACGCGGTTGATTGACAACCTGGAGTTTTGA
- a CDS encoding alpha/beta fold hydrolase: protein MSHSPQLLLLPGLAADERMWRGVLPLLPAALRPEVATAHQDVNLHRIEDFAARLLAQHAGPLVLAGASMGGMIAMEAARQAPQRVAGLALLGTTARPETPDMRALREGAIELFEQGRVREVIEPNVALAFHPVNAAKAELVQAYLDFVLDAGPDHLVRQNRAVIHRPDARLHLPQVACPVLVVCGAADQLTPPECSAEIAALVPAAEHHLLPDSGHMLTMEQPEVVTGLLVQWLGRNGWI, encoded by the coding sequence ATGTCCCACTCCCCCCAACTTCTGCTCCTGCCCGGTCTGGCCGCCGATGAACGCATGTGGCGCGGCGTGCTGCCGCTGCTGCCCGCCGCGCTGCGCCCCGAGGTCGCCACCGCCCACCAGGATGTGAACCTGCATCGCATCGAGGACTTTGCCGCACGGCTGCTGGCACAGCACGCGGGGCCGCTGGTGCTGGCCGGTGCGTCGATGGGCGGCATGATCGCCATGGAGGCCGCGCGCCAGGCGCCGCAGCGGGTTGCGGGGCTGGCCTTGCTGGGCACCACCGCGCGACCCGAGACACCCGACATGCGCGCCCTGCGCGAAGGTGCCATCGAACTGTTTGAACAGGGCCGGGTGCGCGAGGTCATCGAGCCCAACGTGGCCCTGGCCTTCCACCCCGTGAACGCCGCCAAGGCGGAGCTGGTGCAGGCCTATCTGGACTTTGTGCTGGACGCGGGCCCCGACCACCTGGTGCGCCAGAACCGTGCCGTGATCCACCGCCCCGATGCGCGCTTGCACCTGCCTCAGGTAGCTTGCCCCGTGCTGGTGGTGTGTGGCGCAGCCGACCAGCTCACGCCGCCCGAATGCTCGGCAGAGATTGCGGCGCTGGTGCCCGCTGCCGAACACCACCTGCTACCCGACAGCGGCCACATGCTGACCATGGAGCAGCCGGAGGTGGTGACCGGCTTGCTGGTGCAGTGGCTGGGCCGCAATGGATGGATTTGA
- a CDS encoding DUF2126 domain-containing protein, translating to MPIHAALHHVTHYQYDRLVGLGPQTIRLRPAPHCRSNVISYSLKVEPAQHFINWQQDPFANYQARLVFPEKTREFKVTVDLVVEMAVYNPFDFFLEPEAEHIPFKYSSDVQQELAPYLATEPMTPLVQAYLDKIDRSKRRTVDFLVKLNQQVSQDIRYLIRLEPGVQTPEETLQKASGSCRDSGWLLVQLLRHLGLAARFVSGYLIQLTPDVKALDGPSGTDHDFTDLHAWCEVYLPGAGWIGLDATSGLMAGEGHIPLACTPQPSGAAPIEGGVDKAEVDFSHEMRVTRIYESPRVTKPYTEDQWQAVLALGEQVDADLVAGDVRLTMGGEPTFVAVGDRDAPEWNTDALGPTKRGFATELTHKLRAEYGRGGFLHFGQGKWYPGEQLPRWALSICWRADGQPAWQNPALFADERDPSHYTSADAERFVRTLTRKLGITDRYIQPGYEDTFYYLWRERRLPINVDPFDARLDDELERARLRRVFEQKLDSVVGYVLPLQAGVGAGTLAGSVWSTGPWFFRDDRMLLIPGDSPMGYRLPLDALPWVKASDTEHLIPQDPTAPQGPLPAATTLRARYSLPAGPVTGDRDLPYLAGATAPGEARRVVQGTAGGDHARQAGQPDPHAGMQPPGKFQSAAGLSRTALCVEVRDPRRASGPKAEKVGEKYGVLYVFMPPLARLEDYLDLLAAIEATAEELGMKIVLEGYPPPRDARLKVLAVTPDPGVIEVNIHPASHWKELVQHTEFLYQAAWETRLSAEKFMTDGRHTGTGGGNHFVMGGATPADSPFLRKPELLASLLLYWHNHPSLSYLFSGLFIGPTSQSPRVDEARNDQLYELEIALREIEANRAIYGQDMPPWLVDRTLRNILVDVTGNTHRSEFSIDKMFSPDSSTGRLGLLELRAFEMPPHAHMSVVQQLLLRALIARFWKAPYRAPAARWGTELHDRWMLPTFIQQDMHDVVAEMNAAGYAFDPAWFAPQFEFRFPMVGTVQSMGVELTLRNALEPWHVMGEEGSAGGTVRYVDSSLERIEVRVTGMNESRHVVTVNGQPLPLQSTGTTGEFVAGVRYKAWNPPSALHPTIGAHAPLTFDIVDTWMNRSLGGCQYHVAHPGGRNYDTFPVNAYEAESRRLARFSRMGHTPGRLAVPPATIELPGSREFPFTLDLRRKMRP from the coding sequence ATGCCCATCCACGCCGCGCTCCACCACGTCACGCATTACCAATACGACCGGCTGGTCGGCCTCGGGCCGCAGACGATCCGATTGCGGCCTGCGCCCCATTGCCGCAGCAATGTGATTTCGTACTCGCTCAAGGTCGAGCCCGCGCAGCACTTCATCAACTGGCAGCAGGATCCGTTTGCCAACTACCAGGCACGGCTCGTCTTCCCCGAGAAGACACGTGAGTTCAAGGTCACCGTGGACCTGGTGGTGGAGATGGCGGTGTACAACCCGTTCGACTTCTTCCTGGAGCCCGAGGCCGAGCACATCCCCTTCAAGTACAGCAGCGATGTGCAGCAGGAGCTGGCGCCCTACCTGGCCACCGAGCCGATGACGCCGCTGGTGCAGGCGTACCTGGACAAGATCGACCGCAGCAAACGGCGCACAGTGGACTTTCTGGTCAAGCTGAACCAGCAGGTGTCGCAGGACATTCGCTACCTGATCCGCCTGGAGCCCGGCGTGCAGACGCCCGAGGAGACGCTGCAAAAGGCCAGCGGCTCGTGCCGCGACTCGGGCTGGCTGCTGGTGCAGCTGCTGCGCCACCTGGGGCTGGCGGCGCGGTTTGTGTCGGGCTACCTGATCCAGCTGACCCCCGATGTGAAGGCGCTAGATGGCCCCAGTGGCACCGACCACGACTTCACCGACCTGCACGCCTGGTGCGAGGTCTACCTGCCCGGCGCGGGCTGGATTGGCCTGGATGCCACCAGCGGCCTGATGGCGGGAGAGGGCCACATCCCGCTGGCCTGCACGCCGCAGCCCTCGGGGGCCGCGCCGATTGAAGGCGGCGTGGACAAGGCCGAGGTGGACTTCAGTCACGAGATGCGCGTGACGCGCATTTACGAATCCCCCCGCGTGACCAAGCCCTACACCGAAGACCAGTGGCAGGCCGTGCTGGCGCTGGGCGAGCAGGTGGACGCCGACCTGGTAGCAGGCGATGTGCGCCTGACCATGGGTGGCGAGCCCACCTTTGTGGCCGTGGGCGACCGCGACGCGCCCGAGTGGAACACCGATGCCCTGGGCCCCACCAAACGCGGCTTTGCCACCGAACTCACGCACAAGCTGCGCGCCGAATACGGCCGGGGCGGTTTTTTGCACTTTGGCCAGGGCAAGTGGTACCCCGGCGAGCAGTTGCCGCGCTGGGCGCTGTCGATCTGCTGGCGCGCCGACGGCCAGCCCGCGTGGCAGAACCCCGCGCTGTTTGCCGACGAGCGTGATCCCTCGCACTACACCAGTGCCGACGCCGAGCGCTTTGTGCGTACGCTCACGCGCAAGCTGGGGATCACCGACCGCTACATTCAGCCCGGTTACGAAGACACCTTCTATTACCTGTGGCGCGAGCGGCGCCTGCCCATCAACGTGGACCCGTTCGACGCGCGCCTGGACGATGAGCTGGAGCGCGCCCGCCTGCGCCGCGTGTTTGAGCAAAAGCTCGACAGCGTGGTGGGCTATGTGCTGCCGCTGCAGGCGGGTGTGGGTGCGGGCACGCTGGCGGGCAGTGTGTGGAGCACCGGGCCCTGGTTCTTCCGCGACGACCGCATGCTGCTCATCCCCGGCGATTCGCCCATGGGCTACCGCCTGCCGCTGGACGCCCTGCCCTGGGTGAAGGCGTCGGACACCGAGCACCTGATCCCGCAAGACCCGACCGCACCGCAAGGCCCACTGCCCGCTGCGACCACGCTGCGGGCGCGGTATTCCCTTCCAGCGGGCCCCGTCACCGGCGACCGTGACCTGCCCTACCTGGCGGGCGCCACCGCACCGGGCGAAGCACGCCGCGTGGTGCAAGGCACCGCAGGCGGCGACCACGCACGCCAGGCCGGGCAGCCCGACCCGCATGCGGGCATGCAGCCCCCGGGCAAGTTCCAGTCGGCCGCAGGCCTGTCGCGCACTGCCCTGTGTGTGGAAGTGCGCGACCCGCGCCGCGCCAGCGGCCCCAAGGCCGAGAAGGTGGGTGAGAAGTACGGCGTGCTCTACGTCTTCATGCCCCCGCTGGCGCGCCTGGAGGACTACCTGGACCTGCTGGCGGCCATCGAGGCCACGGCCGAAGAACTGGGCATGAAGATCGTGCTGGAAGGCTACCCGCCGCCGCGCGACGCACGCCTGAAGGTGCTGGCCGTGACGCCCGACCCCGGCGTGATCGAGGTGAACATCCACCCCGCCAGCCACTGGAAGGAGCTGGTGCAGCACACCGAGTTTCTTTACCAAGCCGCGTGGGAGACCCGCCTGTCGGCCGAGAAGTTCATGACCGATGGCCGCCACACCGGCACCGGCGGCGGCAACCACTTTGTGATGGGCGGCGCCACACCGGCCGACTCGCCCTTCTTGCGCAAGCCCGAGCTGCTGGCCAGCCTGCTGCTGTACTGGCACAACCACCCGAGCCTGAGCTACCTGTTCAGCGGCCTGTTCATTGGCCCCACCAGCCAGTCGCCGCGTGTGGACGAGGCCCGCAACGACCAGCTCTACGAACTGGAAATCGCCCTGCGCGAGATCGAAGCCAACCGCGCGATCTATGGCCAGGACATGCCGCCCTGGCTGGTGGACCGCACGCTGCGCAACATCCTGGTGGATGTGACCGGCAACACGCACCGCAGCGAGTTCAGCATCGACAAGATGTTCTCGCCCGACAGCAGCACCGGCCGCCTGGGCCTGCTGGAGCTGCGCGCCTTTGAGATGCCGCCCCATGCCCACATGAGCGTGGTGCAGCAGTTGCTGCTGCGCGCCCTGATCGCCCGCTTCTGGAAGGCGCCCTACCGCGCCCCCGCCGCCCGTTGGGGCACCGAGCTGCACGACCGCTGGATGCTGCCCACCTTCATCCAGCAGGACATGCACGATGTGGTGGCCGAGATGAACGCCGCAGGCTACGCGTTTGACCCCGCCTGGTTTGCGCCGCAGTTCGAGTTCCGCTTCCCCATGGTCGGCACTGTCCAATCGATGGGCGTGGAGCTGACCCTGCGCAACGCGCTGGAGCCCTGGCATGTGATGGGCGAGGAAGGCTCTGCCGGTGGCACGGTGCGCTACGTGGACTCGTCGCTGGAGCGCATCGAGGTGCGCGTGACGGGCATGAACGAAAGCCGCCATGTGGTCACCGTCAACGGCCAGCCGCTGCCCCTGCAAAGCACGGGCACGACCGGCGAGTTTGTAGCGGGTGTGCGCTACAAGGCCTGGAACCCGCCCTCGGCCCTGCACCCCACCATTGGCGCCCACGCACCGCTCACGTTTGACATCGTGGACACCTGGATGAACCGGTCGCTGGGCGGCTGCCAGTACCACGTGGCGCACCCGGGTGGGCGCAACTACGACACCTTCCCGGTCAACGCGTACGAGGCCGAAAGCCGCCGCCTGGCGCGCTTCTCGCGCATGGGCCACACGCCGGGGCGGCTGGCGGTGCCGCCTGCGACGATTGAGCTGCCGGGCAGCCGGGAGTTTCCGTTCACGCTGGATCTGCGGCGCAAGATGCGGCCGTAG
- a CDS encoding circularly permuted type 2 ATP-grasp protein, translating to MNHLNDSLPPPDPSDSAAQWAAALAPAAAAGHFDELRGARVPDASSTATAASTSQSIANNPNITSAWAQFFDQLGPEGFQDLDRRMQSLQRQVRDNGITYNVYADADGPQRPWSVDLFPLILSQGDWAHIERGVLQRARLLDRVMADVYGPQELLRSGLLPSALVQGHPGYLRAMHGVQPVGGTHLHIAAFDMARDAQGDWWVVTQRTQAPSGLGYLLENRLLISRLFPEAFSQMHVQRLAATYRALLDGLRQMSPAGADARIVLLTPGPYNETYFEHAYLARYLGLTLVEGNDLTVRDARLYLKTLHGLQPVHGILKRLDDEFLDPLELRSDSRLGVPGLLQAIRAGNVLVANAPGSAFLESSALLGFMPALSRHLLGEELALPSLPTWWCGERSAMQAVLPQLAHSVIRPTWPMAQRVPVLGGALSAQDLMQWSARIEAQGDEYTVQAHLPLSQMPTWRTKDTEDAAPNSSPIAPRSVMLRVFAVCDGPGSWRVLPGGLARLAQGDSGITSMQRGGSSADVWVQTDGPVDTTTLLAHNQAAPAVVQRSRQVTSRAAENLFWLGRYTERTENVTRLARITLQCLNGEDQTSQPLLAWLSAIGVSQGLVLPTVPAAGQARRVFERSLIAGLTQPAQVTSVGFNLRGILGAASAVRDRLSQEHWNLIVRAEAEFFAPRTGAEDDGDYSPLDALRQLEVLSGHTAAMTGQQTDRMTRDDGWRLLSIGRHLERLGFLASALESGLQTGAVHDEGGFEAMVALFDSTITFHAQYQQRRDMPALLDLLVIDRDNPRSLAWVAQTLRGRIAKIEAAAGTPGESAAMGIPEASDLSLVALCTQDAEGRHAALEDYLGRCVRGVLGLSDVLATRYFTHSIDALRHSVGA from the coding sequence GTGAACCATCTCAACGACAGCCTTCCCCCCCCCGACCCTTCCGACAGCGCGGCCCAATGGGCGGCTGCGCTGGCGCCTGCAGCGGCGGCCGGGCATTTTGACGAGTTGCGGGGTGCCCGTGTGCCGGACGCATCCAGCACGGCCACCGCAGCATCAACTTCTCAATCAATAGCAAACAACCCAAACATCACTAGCGCCTGGGCCCAATTTTTTGATCAATTGGGCCCTGAGGGCTTTCAGGACCTGGACCGGCGCATGCAGAGCCTGCAGCGCCAGGTGCGCGACAACGGCATCACCTACAACGTCTATGCCGATGCCGACGGCCCGCAGCGGCCCTGGTCGGTGGACCTGTTCCCGCTGATCCTCTCGCAGGGCGACTGGGCGCACATCGAGCGCGGCGTGTTGCAGCGCGCCCGCCTGCTCGACCGCGTGATGGCCGACGTGTATGGCCCGCAGGAGCTGCTGCGCAGCGGCCTGCTGCCCAGCGCCCTGGTGCAGGGGCACCCCGGCTACCTGCGCGCCATGCACGGCGTGCAGCCCGTGGGCGGCACCCATCTGCACATCGCCGCGTTCGACATGGCGCGCGATGCGCAGGGCGACTGGTGGGTGGTCACGCAGCGCACGCAGGCGCCCTCGGGCCTAGGGTATTTGCTGGAGAACCGGCTGCTCATCTCGCGCCTGTTCCCCGAGGCGTTCAGCCAGATGCATGTGCAGCGCCTGGCCGCCACCTACCGCGCGTTGCTCGACGGGCTGCGGCAGATGAGCCCTGCGGGGGCCGATGCGCGCATCGTGCTGCTCACGCCCGGCCCGTACAACGAGACCTATTTTGAGCATGCCTACCTGGCGCGCTATCTGGGCCTGACGCTGGTGGAGGGCAACGACCTTACGGTGCGCGACGCGCGCCTGTACCTCAAGACCCTGCACGGCCTGCAGCCGGTGCACGGCATCCTGAAGCGCCTGGACGACGAGTTTCTAGACCCGCTGGAGCTGCGCAGCGACTCGCGCCTGGGCGTGCCCGGCTTGCTACAGGCCATCCGCGCGGGCAACGTGCTGGTGGCCAATGCGCCGGGCTCGGCGTTCCTCGAATCGTCGGCGCTGCTGGGCTTTATGCCCGCGCTGTCGCGTCACCTGCTGGGCGAAGAGCTGGCCCTGCCGTCGCTGCCCACCTGGTGGTGTGGCGAACGCTCGGCCATGCAGGCGGTGCTGCCGCAGCTCGCGCACAGCGTGATTCGCCCCACCTGGCCCATGGCGCAGCGCGTGCCTGTGTTGGGCGGCGCGCTGTCGGCGCAAGACCTGATGCAGTGGTCTGCGCGCATCGAAGCGCAGGGCGATGAATACACCGTGCAGGCCCACCTGCCGCTGTCGCAAATGCCCACCTGGCGCACGAAGGACACGGAGGATGCCGCGCCGAATAGCAGCCCCATCGCCCCCCGCTCGGTGATGCTGCGCGTGTTTGCAGTGTGTGATGGCCCGGGCTCCTGGCGCGTGTTGCCGGGCGGGCTGGCCCGCCTGGCCCAAGGCGACAGCGGCATCACGTCCATGCAGCGCGGCGGCAGCAGCGCCGATGTGTGGGTGCAAACCGATGGCCCCGTGGACACCACCACGCTGCTGGCCCACAACCAGGCCGCGCCCGCCGTGGTGCAGCGCAGCCGCCAGGTGACCAGCCGCGCGGCTGAAAACCTGTTCTGGCTGGGCCGCTACACCGAGCGCACCGAGAACGTCACGCGCCTGGCGCGCATCACGCTGCAATGCCTGAACGGCGAGGACCAGACCTCGCAACCGCTGCTGGCCTGGCTCAGCGCCATCGGCGTGAGCCAGGGGCTGGTGCTGCCCACGGTGCCGGCGGCGGGGCAGGCGCGGCGCGTGTTCGAGCGCTCGCTGATCGCCGGGCTGACGCAGCCCGCTCAGGTGACCAGCGTGGGCTTCAACCTGCGCGGCATTCTGGGCGCCGCATCGGCCGTGCGCGACCGCCTGTCGCAAGAGCACTGGAACCTCATCGTGCGGGCCGAGGCGGAGTTTTTTGCGCCCCGCACCGGGGCCGAAGACGACGGCGACTATTCGCCGCTGGATGCGCTGCGCCAGTTGGAAGTGCTGAGCGGCCACACCGCCGCCATGACCGGCCAGCAGACCGACCGCATGACCCGCGACGACGGCTGGCGCCTGCTGTCCATCGGGCGGCATCTGGAGCGCCTGGGCTTTCTGGCCTCGGCACTGGAAAGCGGCCTGCAGACCGGCGCCGTGCACGATGAAGGCGGCTTTGAGGCCATGGTGGCGCTGTTTGACAGCACCATCACGTTCCACGCGCAGTACCAGCAGCGGCGCGACATGCCCGCGCTGCTGGACCTGCTGGTGATCGACCGCGACAACCCCCGCTCGCTGGCCTGGGTGGCGCAGACGCTGCGCGGGCGCATTGCCAAGATCGAAGCGGCTGCGGGCACGCCCGGCGAATCCGCCGCCATGGGCATCCCCGAGGCCTCCGACCTGTCGCTGGTGGCCCTATGCACACAGGATGCCGAGGGCCGCCATGCCGCGCTGGAGGACTATCTGGGCCGCTGTGTGCGGGGCGTGTTGGGACTGTCGGATGTGCTAGCCACGCGCTACTTCACCCACTCCATCGATGCACTTCGCCATAGCGTGGGAGCTTGA
- a CDS encoding transglutaminase family protein: protein MKLRVIHETVYHYTPTVQNAQHMAHLRPRTGMVQRVLTHSLQVDPAPTQCNMVQDVFGNTRTFFSLPFTHEQLRVRAESLLETLPVPAAPPGEPWDAVRERLSYRRGQPYHAATEFSFASPYIPRHADFVAYAAESFTPGRPLMQAASHLMSRIHADFAYTANATDAGTPALESLRLRRGVCQDFAHVMIGCLRSLGLAARYVSGYLLTEPPPGQPRLVGADASHAWVSVWSPSADDRGGALVENAWFDLDPTNDRPAGEDYVTLAIGRDFSDVSPLRGVIHGGDHHVLQVGVTVEPVPEAAATGAAAAALTASDAPLTPPQAPGSPG, encoded by the coding sequence ATGAAGCTGCGCGTCATCCACGAAACGGTGTACCACTACACCCCCACGGTGCAGAACGCCCAGCACATGGCCCATCTGCGCCCGCGCACCGGCATGGTGCAGCGCGTGCTGACCCACAGCCTGCAGGTGGACCCCGCCCCAACCCAGTGCAACATGGTGCAGGACGTGTTTGGCAACACCCGCACGTTCTTCAGCCTGCCCTTCACCCACGAGCAACTGCGGGTGCGCGCCGAAAGCCTGCTGGAGACCCTGCCCGTGCCCGCCGCGCCGCCCGGCGAGCCCTGGGATGCCGTGCGCGAGCGGCTGAGCTACCGGCGCGGCCAGCCCTACCACGCGGCCACCGAGTTCAGCTTTGCCTCGCCCTACATTCCCCGGCACGCCGACTTTGTGGCCTATGCCGCCGAGAGCTTTACACCCGGCCGCCCGCTGATGCAGGCCGCCAGCCACCTGATGTCGCGCATCCATGCCGACTTTGCCTACACCGCCAATGCCACCGACGCGGGTACGCCCGCGCTCGAATCGCTGCGGCTGCGCCGGGGCGTGTGCCAGGACTTTGCCCACGTGATGATTGGCTGCCTGCGCAGCCTGGGCCTCGCGGCTCGGTATGTCAGCGGCTACCTGCTGACCGAGCCCCCGCCCGGCCAACCCCGGCTGGTGGGCGCCGATGCATCGCACGCCTGGGTGTCGGTGTGGTCGCCTTCAGCGGATGACAGGGGCGGCGCGCTGGTCGAGAACGCCTGGTTTGACCTGGACCCCACCAACGACCGGCCGGCGGGCGAGGACTATGTGACGCTAGCCATCGGCCGCGATTTTTCGGACGTGTCGCCGCTGCGCGGTGTGATCCACGGCGGCGACCACCATGTGCTGCAGGTGGGGGTGACGGTGGAGCCGGTGCCCGAAGCCGCGGCCACTGGTGCTGCGGCCGCTGCACTGACTGCGTCAGACGCCCCCCTCACACCGCCGCAGGCACCAGGAAGTCCCGGCTGA
- a CDS encoding alpha-E domain-containing protein, with protein MLSRTADHLFWMARYTERAENTARMLDVNYQSALLPQSTEVATLGWQGLLSISELLPAYTAQHGEVTPAKVLDFMVKDPSNPSSIVACLQAARENARAVRGALNTEAWEIQNQTWLEVNRLIASGALEQDPARFFEWVKFRSHLSRGVTVGTMLQDEALHFMRLGTFLERADNTARLLDVKFHAVQSDFRGAAAAQDQDYDFYHWSAILLSVSGFETYRKVYRDVITPERVAELLILRADMPRSLHACMKEVLGNLDMLASGQSAETQRHAGRLLAHLRFARIDEILTHGLHAYLTQFLERVNDLGARISRDFLVPAAV; from the coding sequence ATGCTGAGCCGCACCGCCGATCATTTGTTCTGGATGGCCCGTTACACCGAAAGGGCAGAGAACACCGCCCGGATGCTGGACGTCAACTACCAGAGCGCTTTGCTGCCCCAATCGACCGAGGTCGCCACCCTCGGCTGGCAGGGCTTGCTGTCCATCAGCGAGCTGCTGCCCGCCTACACCGCCCAGCACGGCGAGGTGACGCCCGCCAAGGTGCTCGACTTCATGGTCAAGGACCCGAGCAACCCCTCGTCCATCGTGGCCTGCCTGCAGGCCGCGCGCGAGAACGCGCGGGCGGTGCGCGGGGCGCTCAACACCGAGGCCTGGGAGATCCAGAACCAGACCTGGCTTGAAGTGAACCGCCTGATTGCGAGCGGTGCGTTGGAGCAGGACCCTGCACGGTTCTTCGAATGGGTGAAGTTCCGCTCGCACCTGTCGCGCGGGGTGACGGTGGGCACCATGCTGCAGGACGAGGCGCTGCACTTCATGCGGCTGGGCACGTTTCTGGAGCGGGCCGACAACACGGCGCGGCTGCTGGACGTGAAGTTTCACGCGGTGCAAAGCGACTTCAGGGGCGCGGCCGCGGCGCAGGACCAAGACTATGACTTCTATCACTGGAGCGCCATCTTGCTCAGCGTGTCGGGCTTCGAGACCTACCGCAAGGTGTACCGCGATGTGATCACCCCCGAGCGTGTGGCCGAGCTGCTGATCCTGCGGGCCGACATGCCCCGCTCATTGCACGCCTGCATGAAGGAGGTGCTGGGCAACCTCGACATGCTAGCCAGCGGCCAGTCGGCCGAGACCCAGCGGCACGCGGGGCGGCTGCTGGCGCACCTCAGGTTCGCGCGCATCGATGAAATCCTGACCCATGGCCTGCACGCCTACCTCACCCAGTTCCTGGAGCGGGTGAACGACCTGGGGGCGCGGATCAGCCGGGACTTCCTGGTGCCTGCGGCGGTGTGA
- a CDS encoding alpha-E domain-containing protein, translating into MPQACATRSGFSALVREGAHMLSRTADHLFWMARYTERAERPCAAGLSKKYGKRVQHARGSLPSSKKEITC; encoded by the coding sequence ATGCCGCAAGCGTGTGCCACACGCTCGGGGTTCTCTGCCCTCGTCCGAGAAGGAGCTCACATGCTAAGCCGCACCGCTGATCATTTGTTCTGGATGGCCCGTTACACCGAAAGGGCAGAAAGGCCCTGCGCAGCGGGGCTTTCGAAAAAATACGGCAAGCGTGTGCAACACGCTCGGGGTTCTCTGCCCTCGTCCAAGAAGGAGATCACATGCTGA
- a CDS encoding alpha-E domain-containing protein has translation MTMLSRTADHLFWMARYTERAEKPCAAGLSKKCRKRVPHARGSLPSSEKELTC, from the coding sequence ATGACCATGCTGAGCCGTACTGCCGATCATTTGTTCTGGATGGCCCGTTATACCGAGCGGGCAGAAAAGCCCTGCGCCGCGGGGCTTTCGAAAAAATGCCGCAAGCGTGTGCCACACGCTCGGGGTTCTCTGCCCTCGTCCGAGAAGGAGCTCACATGCTAA